In Erythrobacter litoralis HTCC2594, a single genomic region encodes these proteins:
- a CDS encoding PRC-barrel domain-containing protein: MLDQKTRESSVIASDRVEGTNVYGANGDKIGSVKRIMIDKTSGQARDVEISVGAFLGMGGELHSLPWQKLRYDTELGGYKLDVTEDQLRKAPTYSDNDRDRQFDREYQNRVYTYYTVTPYW; encoded by the coding sequence ATGCTTGACCAAAAGACGAGAGAGAGTTCGGTAATTGCAAGTGACAGGGTCGAAGGCACCAATGTCTACGGCGCGAATGGCGACAAGATCGGTTCGGTGAAGCGGATCATGATCGACAAGACGTCGGGCCAGGCGCGCGACGTCGAAATTTCGGTCGGGGCGTTTCTCGGCATGGGCGGCGAACTGCACAGTCTGCCGTGGCAGAAGCTGCGCTATGATACGGAACTGGGCGGCTACAAGCTCGATGTGACCGAGGACCAGCTGCGCAAGGCGCCGACCTATTCGGACAATGATCGCGACCGGCAGTTCGATCGCGAATACCAGAACCGCGTCTACACCTATTACACGGTCACACCGTACTGGTGA
- a CDS encoding winged helix-turn-helix transcriptional regulator, whose product MGGEVREPLRELQECGLPEALEVMGERWSFMILRASFNGLHHFEEFLNELGIARNILSNRLSRLVEHGILDREPHPDDRRRIEYRLTEKGFDLLPAMLALRQWGQKYGEDFVTTDPVLVDERDRLPVGPVAILSHDGRLLGPADLNMVARKDLPADKRDWQEGQLPNARTAWVDEDEGGAAVAAE is encoded by the coding sequence ATGGGTGGCGAAGTCAGAGAACCTCTACGCGAGCTGCAGGAATGCGGCCTGCCGGAGGCGCTGGAAGTGATGGGCGAGCGCTGGAGCTTCATGATCCTGCGCGCGAGCTTCAACGGCCTGCATCACTTCGAGGAATTTCTCAACGAGCTCGGCATTGCCCGCAACATCCTCTCGAACCGCCTCAGCCGGCTGGTCGAGCATGGTATCCTCGATCGTGAGCCGCACCCGGACGATCGCCGCCGGATCGAATATCGCCTGACCGAAAAGGGCTTCGACCTTCTGCCCGCCATGCTGGCGCTGCGCCAGTGGGGCCAGAAATATGGCGAGGATTTCGTCACCACCGATCCTGTGCTCGTCGACGAGCGCGATCGGCTGCCGGTCGGCCCGGTCGCGATCCTCAGCCACGATGGTCGCCTGCTCGGCCCGGCGGACCTCAACATGGTTGCCCGCAAGGATCTACCCGCCGACAAGCGCGACTGGCAGGAAGGCCAGCTCCCCAATGCGCGTACGGCCTGGGTCGATGAGGATGAGGGCGGAGCCGCCGTCGCCGCCGAATAG
- a CDS encoding CC_3452 family protein, with the protein MTSFAHTARNATVGGLALVYTALTFGVATAPTPALASDGVYYRAELAQPVESKTEIVRGTAWTCKGTVCVARKSNSRPVVVCQRVAKELGDVKTFTVEGETIAEDKLAKCQGKAA; encoded by the coding sequence ATGACTTCTTTCGCACACACCGCCCGCAACGCCACCGTCGGTGGCCTGGCCCTCGTCTACACCGCGCTGACCTTCGGCGTGGCGACCGCCCCCACCCCCGCCCTCGCTTCGGATGGCGTCTACTATCGTGCCGAGCTCGCGCAGCCGGTCGAGAGCAAGACCGAAATCGTCCGCGGCACCGCCTGGACGTGCAAGGGCACCGTCTGCGTCGCGCGCAAGTCGAACTCGCGCCCGGTCGTCGTCTGCCAGCGCGTCGCCAAGGAATTGGGCGATGTGAAGACCTTCACGGTCGAAGGCGAAACCATCGCTGAAGACAAGCTGGCCAAGTGCCAGGGCAAGGCTGCCTGA